Part of the Aquarana catesbeiana isolate 2022-GZ linkage group LG06, ASM4218655v1, whole genome shotgun sequence genome is shown below.
AAGCAGATCCTTTAATTGCTTGACCTGTATCAAAAAGTGACAACTAGAATCTTCTAGAAGCTTGCTAGAGGCAATACCAATTATCTACTTTTTCGACTTATTTTGTGTTTCAAGTTTTTTGCACTGAATCCCTTAATTTTGTGAAGTTTTAGCATATTCTCAATTAAAGCATATGTTGAgatataattaaaaagaaaaaaaacatagttcATACATCTCTGCAATAAGTGCACATTTGcttatgttttatccctttaaccatttgaccactgggcacttaaacccccttaataatcagaccaattttcagctttcggtgctctcacactttgaataacaattactcagtcatgcaacactatacccaaatgaaatttttgtcctttttttcacacaaatagagcattctgtaaaaaatgcatgtttcttcgtttctgttataaaattttgcaaattagtaatttttttcttcatatattttggccaaaatttataccgctacatatctttggtaaaaataacccaaatcggtgtatattatttggtctttgtgaaagttatagagtccacaagctatggtgccaatctctgaaaattgatcacacctgaattactgacggcctatctcatttcttgagaccctaacatgccagaaaagtataaataccctccaaatgacccctttttggaaagaagacattccaaggtatttagaaagatgcatgatccggcggtcacggatgttcccgtgtgcgcgccccagggggcgcgcgggagcagttttctggaatcacgtcatatgacgtgatcccagagttatccagctgccctgcagccttcatttggctatgtggaggttggcaagtggttaacaaagctcCTTGTACAGAAAAAGGTGTCAGCAATATATTGTTGTCCTATCTTCCTCATTGACATgacaacacagtggggttgatttactaaaatgggagagtgcaaaatctgtctagctgtgcatggtagccaattagcttcaaACAGCACCTTcttctataatgccgcgtacacgcgaccggttttgccgtcggaataaactccgaaggtttctccaacagaactctgacggaattccactcaagcggtcttgcctacacacggtcaaaccaaagtccgaccgtcaagaacgcagtgatgtacaacacttacgacgagactagaaaaaggaagttcaatagccagtaaccaatagcttccgtctcgtacttgcttcaaagcatgcgttgtttttggtccgtcggaacagcatacagacgatcgattttccctataggaattggttccgtcggaaatatttagaacatgttctatttctaggtccgtcagaatttaaaaaaaaaaaagtccgatgaggcctacacacgatcggaatagacgatgaaaagcttccgtctgactttttctgtcggacattctgctcgtgtgtacgcgggtttaggctttgacaaaaacactggaagctgattgatttctatgcaaagttgcaccagattttgcactctccagttttagtaaatcatcccgtGTATATTTGGTACTGAATTccattatcagctcacaagattcgTGGCAAAATCAACAGTTATTTTTTCACTTAATGTGGTTTTATCCCCATTGTTAGTGTTACAGGGTTTTACCTGGAAAAACAGTTTTGACAGCTTCTGTACTGTTGTGTCTGGAGCCTTGAGCTTTAACACAGTTGTTCACGCCTTCTTATTTCCCAGCCACGCTTGTTCGCATTTGGTGGAATGGGGGAgcaggggattgggggggggggaagagcagTAACACCGATTTGCAGGCTCTGAAAGAAGACAATATCCAGTTGTCTGCCTCCTATTCAGCCAGTGTACATTAGCGTTGGCTGGAGGAAAAAGAAAGTGGATATTTTGTTTGGTAGACAAGGGCTCTGTGTACCACATGCCCAAGgttgctaaaaaaaaccccaaaccccccccccccccccaaaaaaaaaaacaaaaaaaaaacctgctgctaCACAAGATATGCACAAACCCGGTAATGGGGATGTAGCTACCCCTCTACTATAAAACACATACTAAATGCCGTgcaagaaataaaacaaatatgATAATGTGACcactcttcacaaattccaaaactGTTACAGGAACACATGCCTGTTAGTGAAAACCAGCTGACAATCTAATATGGTACTTAACTGTATATTTCAATAAAGTAATCTACTGCCTTTTGGTGCAAAATTCTGTAGTaacaatatatatttcttttttttccagaatattCACCATGCATATCCAGCTTATATGGAGTGTTCTCCTTTGTGccacatatacagtccttgttgaAACTTGTCCAGATGGCTGTCAATGCAGCTTACCATTTACCATATTCTGTTCAAGTCGCAAGAACCCCAGTTTTCCCCGAAACATACCTCAGAACACCTTAACCCTTTATCTTTTTGAGAATGGCATCAGTTCCATAGAAGAAAGCAGTTTTTCAGGTTTGTGGGACTTGCAGCTCTTGGATCTATCTCATAACAAACTGTCTCATCTACCTGGTGGAGTTTTTAAGAGCTTGGCAAACCTCAGCAACCTTGACCTTTCATCTAATCAGGTTACCGAAATCTCCGCAGAGACCTTTCAAGGGCTTGGTCGGTTAGAGAGGTTGTATCTCAGTGGTAATCAGATTCGTAGTATTCATCCTGATGCCTTCAGAGGTCTTGAGCACTTGCTTGAACTGAAGCTTTCCCAGAATCAACTGGTTGTAGCACCAGCTTTCTCCTTACCACATCTTTTGCTCTTGGATCTTAGCTACAATACTATTACCACTATCCAGCCTGGAGTATTCCATGCAAGTAATATTGAGACTCTAAAACTGTCAGGTCTTGGCCTGAAAGAAGTACCAGCAGATCTATTGAGTGGCCTCAAGAATCTTCATGATCTAGACCTGTCTCATAATCAGCTTAGTAAACTGCCACCTGGTCTACGTGGCTTAACCAAACTCAACCTTGCTGGCAATGCTGCAATTTCTCAGCTTCAGCCAGAAGATTTCTCTGGTCTTACTGGATTACAAGATTTAGATTTAAGTGGATTGAATCTTCGTACTTTGCCAAAGGGtctttttcaatcttcaaaacGTCTTCATGGCATAAGCCTGGCACAAAACCCTTTTAATTGCGTGTGCTTATTAAGCTGGCTGACAGAATGGCTGCGAGTGAGTGGGGTTGCTCTGCTGCGTTCTGATGAAACCCGCTGTCATTTCCCTCCCAAAAATGCTGGCAAGATCTTGCGCAATTTACAAAGTTCTGATTTTGGATGTCCAATACCTACAACTGTCTTTGTGCCTACGACCTTAGCACCTACCAGCACTGCTCCACCACCTACAACTACAACTTCTAAACCAACAGCCAGACCAACCTCCATTCCAACCACAACCATTCCAGCTGTACAGACAGAAATTCAAGACCCCGAAATACCAActccatatgatcagctgtgtccacctCAAACTTGCTTGAATGGTGGTTTCTGTAGGATGAACTCACTTGGGGAAATAGAATGTGAATGTCCAGCTGGATTCTATGGTATGTTTTGTGAGATGCTGTCATTAACACCCTTTGCTGAACAGCCTTTACTACAACTGCAAGTAACTGAAGTAACTAGCAGCTCTATTAAAATTGATCTACAGAGTTATATTGAAAACAAGAAACACCTACCAGGACTTAGGCTCACTGTCCAAAACCTGTCTGTCCCAGAACATTGGTCTGTGACCTACCAGCTCCCTCCATCAATACCATATTATTCCCTGACACAACTGTCTGCTAACAGCACTTACAGGCTTTGTCTTGAAAACATGCACGATGTGAGCGCAGAacgtgagctgtgtacagaggcaCAGACTTTAGCAGAATCTCCAAAATCTAGTGCACACATCAATCAGTCTCGTGATGGAAATCTAACCTTGGTCTTAGTGCCAGCTGCCGCAGCTGGGATTTTGCTTGTGATAGTTATAGTAAGTGCAGTATGTTATGCACGAAGACGTAGAGAAAAGGCACATGCAGGTGAGAATGGGGGTCCTTTAGAGATGGAAGGTGTAAAAATGGCGCTTGAAGAGAAAAGTGACTTAAAAAAGTTATCCGACAGCTCAAATGGTCCAGACAGAGGATGGCAGACAGAAGAGCCACTAATGGACTCCACTAGGATAGTAAACAATAATGATGCACCCACAGGCCGACTTCCACATTCTTACTTTTAAGCTGGGGAGTAGGACCAAACCATGGAACTCATAAAACACTCCCAGTAGCATCTGGTGGAGATTTCCAAGACATCTTTCACCCAGACAATGTCTAGGCTTGCTGGGAGACTTGCCTAGGAGATAGCTGTGCTGTCTAGGCTTTCAGGCAGAGGACAATATCGGAGCATTGAACAGCTTGTAGCTCCAAatgcaagcaataaatacattattTTGAAGTAACTGCATGTGAAACAGGTATTGCTTGTGAATCTTAAAATGCTGACCTCTGTTGCTGAAGTATTATACCTGGAAAGGTACATGGTGGACCATGATGAACATTACACAACATCGGAAAACGTATGCACTGCATCCACAAGTGGACTTGTGCCAAAGGGTTACACAGAGGGTTAAAAGAGACATTACAATAACTGTGCAAATAAATAAAGTCTTACAAGCCTTCTAAAGTGAAGGGGCACTTACCTGACTTGAGGAGATCAGAAGAACATTTTTGTAACAAGAAAAATATATACCTAAAAACAGCATTCACCCGATCCTGTGGGAACAGGCCATTGACTTTGCTTGATGAACTAAACTGGCAAATATATATTTGGGGTTGGCGGGGTACAAGGCACCGATTGCTGGACAAGGTGGTGCCGATTGCTAATAATTGTCTGCCTTAATAAATATGGAATGTTTTTACATATATGGATGCCCTGTCTCTCTTTTTGTTTCTTGTATCTTGAGCCAAGTGTGGTTAAAATACTGTAAAGTAGTTGGTGTAAAAACACGATGATTGCTTTGGAAATCTGTCAGTGCAGTTTAAAGTAAAATGTAGTATACAATACATGATACACAGCAAAAGCAATGCATATACAACTTACATCAAGAGTTCAATAGGGAGAGCACAGATGTCAAGGACTGCCAAGGGTTAGACTTGGGTCTAGAATCCATAATCCATGATCAACAATAAATAAGCATCATTTGGGCCATGTAGGTATTATTTACATGGTAAAATGAAGCATTTATGGGATTTGAAAACACCCATTGCATGCAGAGGTTTCTTGATGTGTCATAAAAAATCCATACAGCAGGTTACCGATGGTTCATTTTCTCCTCTTCACTGGACAGGCACGTGATTCATAATTCACAAACTGAGATCTTACAAGCTTATTTATAAGAATCAGTGCAAACAACAATTATTTTTAGTATATGTAAGTCTTAAAGGGGTtagctaaacccccccccccaaacttcagTTTTAGGTGGATTGACTTGCTGCTCAGGCGTACCAGTGCTGACCTTTCTCTGCCATTGTCCCTAGCTGCCATTTTGTCTTTCTTGGGATTGTTCCAACAGATCCTGTTGGATTCTTAGGTCAAACAATAGTAAAaggagggcgcactgacctagtgcattaccaacataaattttattgcaaataaaaacaacaatggttGTACTCACACACAAATGTAGTATAAAGGCATAACACAGCGCAAGCTGAGGCGAGCAGTCACTCTCAGGTCAGGTGTGAAAAACCGGTATTGCCAGAAGACCAGGTAGAGTTAGgactggctaacgcgtttcgagggagaaccctcttcctcagagatcagcttggctctgaggaagagggttctccctcaAAACGCATTAGCATTTGAAAAGAAGGTGCACCTTTCTTTTGCTATTGTTTTACAGTTCTAAAGGATACTCATTGTCCCAAGGAGGGCAGCAAGGCTATTTGCACAGAAAGAAGCTATCTGTACTATGTATACTCAGGCCCACATCTTGAGTGCAGGAGAATTGCTTTGAGATTATTGCTTTGGGACTCTTAAATCAGTCATACAAGGATTGAACTTTGGCCAgataaattttgatccatgtatgggcagggtggttgtacagaagacgGTCTACTAATGGATGCTGGACTTTTGCCGTTCGATCAGTGGTGTCGGCTATAGCCGGCAGCGCTAACCAGTGTATTCTGGCAGTAGGAAAGTCTCCTTGCTGTCAGAAAACAAAGGCAAAGcaggaggatttccccatccacacattcgaggtgtggatgggggatttgagtcagtttttgttcaacccactagtTGCATGAAACAAATGAACCATCTATGGACTTTCTAATTCTCCATAATCAAAACCAATTAAATAGCCAAAAGAGCCTTCTCATCATGGTGCCAATTATACAAAAAAGTGAAGACAGTATTTAGTGGGGTGTAATAAATGCATATACACATTTAATGTCCAACCATGTAATGTAAAACTTTTACCTATATAGTTGTGAATATTAGGAACTCTTCAAAAATAATAGTTACTGTTTCTTTAAGTTGAACTTAAGccacatataaaaatacaaatgaacACAAAGATATATCTTTTACAAAAATTAGTTGCAAATGCATTTATTGTTAAGTACTTAAATTAGATTTGGTATCAGGCTCTTGTACAGTGGTATTTAGAATCATAGAAACAGGGGAAGCATTAGAAGCAAATCAGGTGTGTGGCATGTACTTCTGACAAGAAACCTGCTAATAGGATGGAAGGGCAGAGGGATAATCTTGTCGGTCTGCTGCTGTTCCTCCGCTGCCACAGAAACAGGATGGGGGCAAGGAGCAAGTTGCATTGTTTAAAGcagcattaaagaggagctccaggctccccccccaaaaaaatactgtagcagctgacttttagtataaggaaaattacctgtccaaggatccagtgatGTTCTCACCTGAGCTGATTCTTTACTCAGCTAAGGGTGCAGgcgccggtgttctatcagattactgcTACCCGTCAGATCGTGGAACGGAAGTGACCttccgaccaaaaaatacttactgcgcatgcgctatgcATTTTAACATGCGTTCCACTGCGATATGCGTTCCAAACACTTCATGATCTGACGGGTAGCGGTAATCTGACAGAACAGTGGCAGTGGACATCTTACTACATCCAGCTACATcgtgaatttcagagtaattttagcaataaagtgagcctatataaataaatatagtatattgacatctgtgatgctgttttgatgttacattttgaaagaagctggacaccagcagtaagaaggtggcagaggccatgttggtacaccccgcactgctcaacCCTAAAACTTTTGCCTTTCAAAaataaacatccaaacagcatcacagatatcaatatactatatttatttatatacgctcactttatttcTAAACTTACTCTGAagttcaagacgtagctgggtgtagtaagatgcccacatgggtgttctatcagattaccgctacccgtCAGATCATGAAGTGTTTGGAACACATAGCGCATAGGCAGTAAGTATTATTTggtcggaacgtcacttctgttacacgaTCTGAGCGATAATCTGATAGAATACTGGCATCTGAAGTAAGATGCACAGCCGGTTCCCTGCTGAGCATGCTCAAGTCgcgctgcaccttgtgaatggtcctgttacgttctgggacctgtgatgtgtaccAAAAGACTGCAGGAGaaagaggggggccaaacttccaactCAGTTTGCTGCGGCGATCTGAgctgaaagtgggagcgggtacctgtcaaaaccactcccacccaaaaaagtgccaaatgtggcagtaaaGGAGGGGGTGAAAACAAgcaggaacttccccttttgggttcgGCTCCgctttaaacccaaaatcaaaaatgtaatacaatgcagcttaccaatcattagatgtggtggctgcattcatttttttattttttttttaaggcttttcgcccctctattttcacctggtgatctgaccagtaacacaccgcCATGctaaggagcacagggggcaactttggacagcaccattgtcaatctggggggaggagagtgttagatggactagcagatttaaatgcactaacaaactgaagctgaactccagctaacactttataagcagttacagcaagcaGTCTtgttacttttgggataaaggttgtgcataaataaataaaagctgactattgtaagcaACCCTGTAAGCGTAcgtctcaaccctctaactcaggggtgtccaaccttttgaccttcctgggtcacattggaagaagaggaaatatcttaggccacacataaaatacactaacaataaggatagctgatcaGCAAaaaaagtcgggcagatcacaagttaacgatcactgataataaaacggcatttttttaaaatattttttattataaaagtaaaaaagagggcaacataaatcgAGTGCgatatttgatttttgtttttgttcaaatAAAGCACCAATATCTGGTTGAATGGATGTAGTAGCAAATCTCAATGAATGTgcttcatcagatattttggttctaatttttccCTAATTTTTCAAATTtctgtgtgcttcatccttgaaaatagttgctcacaaatataggcgGTGCCGAAAACAGATGAcctgaataaggcgtgattgtgaagagtgggatatttttctttgggaagataaaagtccagtaaagaaacacatgaaggtaaaaaacattgtgcctttacaaccactttaagcgtgCCATCGACAGTCAAAGTGActgtaaaggcttgttttaaaaaaaaaaaaaaaaacccaaacatgttatacttacctcctctttgcagttggatttgcacagagcggcccggatcctccttttcatggtccctcttctgctctcctggcccctccctcctatcgagtgccccctcagccagcagcttgctacagggggcacctgaggcgagtcagagctccatgtatccattcagacacggagccccgacccggcccgcCCCCTcattcccctgattggctgact
Proteins encoded:
- the VASN gene encoding vasorin codes for the protein MHIQLIWSVLLCATYTVLVETCPDGCQCSLPFTIFCSSRKNPSFPRNIPQNTLTLYLFENGISSIEESSFSGLWDLQLLDLSHNKLSHLPGGVFKSLANLSNLDLSSNQVTEISAETFQGLGRLERLYLSGNQIRSIHPDAFRGLEHLLELKLSQNQLVVAPAFSLPHLLLLDLSYNTITTIQPGVFHASNIETLKLSGLGLKEVPADLLSGLKNLHDLDLSHNQLSKLPPGLRGLTKLNLAGNAAISQLQPEDFSGLTGLQDLDLSGLNLRTLPKGLFQSSKRLHGISLAQNPFNCVCLLSWLTEWLRVSGVALLRSDETRCHFPPKNAGKILRNLQSSDFGCPIPTTVFVPTTLAPTSTAPPPTTTTSKPTARPTSIPTTTIPAVQTEIQDPEIPTPYDQLCPPQTCLNGGFCRMNSLGEIECECPAGFYGMFCEMLSLTPFAEQPLLQLQVTEVTSSSIKIDLQSYIENKKHLPGLRLTVQNLSVPEHWSVTYQLPPSIPYYSLTQLSANSTYRLCLENMHDVSAERELCTEAQTLAESPKSSAHINQSRDGNLTLVLVPAAAAGILLVIVIVSAVCYARRRREKAHAGENGGPLEMEGVKMALEEKSDLKKLSDSSNGPDRGWQTEEPLMDSTRIVNNNDAPTGRLPHSYF